The genomic interval ATCGCGCGGTCGACCTCGCGCGGCGAGCGGGGGAAGCCGGCCGCCGCGGGTCCGACACCGCGCTGACCTCGCTGGCCCTGATGACGGAGGGCAGGGCTCGGCTGCGCGCCGGTGCGGTGGGCGAGGCGATGGCGCTGGTCGACGAGGCGATGCTGCCGGTTCAGGCCGGCCAGATCGCTCCCGAGTACGCCGGGAACCTCTACTGCCAGATGATCGAGATCTGCTGGCAGCTCGCCGACCTGCGCCGGGCCCGGGAGTGGACCGCCGCGACGGAACGCTGGTGCGAGCAGTTCGATAGCTCAGTGATGTTCTCGGGGATCTGCCGCATGCACCGGGTCCAGCTGCGCCAGCTGGCGGGCGAGTGGGACGCGGCGGAGGCGGAGGCCGAGGTGGTGTGCCGCGAGCTCGTTGGCATGAACACGGCGGTGGTCGCCGAGGGCCACTACCTGCTGGGCGACCTGCTCCGGCTGCGGGGAGCGGGCGAGGAAGCTGAGGCGGCCTACCGCCGAGCGCACGAGCTGGGGCGCGACCCCCAGCCCGGCCTCGCTCTACTGCGGGCCCAGTCGGAGCAGCCAGCAGTCGCCATGACGTCGCTGCACACCGCACTGGCCGGTCACCAGGGGGGCGACTACCGCCGGACGCCCCTGCTACGCGCCGTCGTCGAGGTAGCCGTCGAGGCCGGGGACCTCCAGGCGGCTGGGGAGGCGGCGGACGAGCTGGCCGTGATGGCGGATCGGTGGAGGACCGACGGCCTGCGCGCCGCCGCAGCCCACGGGCGGGGCGCGGTTGAACTCGCCGCAGGGGAGGCGGCCGCTGCGATCGCCCCGCTGCGCGACGCGATCCGCTGGTGGCACGAACTGGATGCACCCTACGACGGCGCGAAGGCGCGGATGCTGCTGGCCGAGGCGTGCGTGGTCCTGGGGGACCAGGACGCGGGACGGCTCGAGCTCGATGCGGCCGCCGCGACGCTGGAGCGGCTCGGTGCCGTCGTCGACCTGCAGCGCCTCGCTCAGCGCCGTCCCGACGCCCAGCCGCCCGGCGGCCTGACGCCCCGCGAAGCCGAGATCCTGGCTCTCGTGGCCGAGGGCATCACCAATCGCCAGGTGGCGGACCGGCTCGTCATCAGCGAGAAGACCGTCGCGCGTCACCTCGCCAACATCTACCTGAAGCTGGACGTGGCGACCCGGACCGCCGCGGCGGCGTGGGCGCGGCGCCAGGGGATCGCCCGGTCTGCATAGTCTGGTGCAGACGCCCGGCTTCGAAAGTTGCACGATCCGGCCGAAGTCGCCGAGCGGGGCGCTCCGTACGGTCGATCGCGGTCGCAGCAGCGACCACGACGCCGGAGAGGAGCGCACCGTGAGCACCGCGCAGACCGTCGCGACCGACACCGCCGTGGCACCCGAGACGACGATCGACCTCGACGCTGTCGAGGCATTCGCGGGTCGGATGCTGGGCGTCATCGCCGATGCTTCGACCGCCCTGACGCTGAGCATCGGCCACCGCACCGGCCTGTTCGACGCGCTGCAGGGTCTGCCGCCGTCGACGTCCGAGCAGGTGGCCCGCGCGGCCGGCCTGCACGAGCGCTACGTGCGGGAGTGGCTGGCGGCCATGCTCGTCGGCGGCGTCGTCGAGCACGACCCGGCCGCGGGCACGTGGCGCCTCCCGGACGAGCACGCGGTGGTGCTGACCCGCGGCGCAGGCAGTGACAACCTCGCGAAGCTGGCGCAGTTCATCGGGCTGATGGCCAGCGTCGAGCATGACGTCGTCCGCTGCTTCCACGAAGGAGGCGGCGTGCCCTACAGCGCCTACACCGAGTTCCACGCGCTGATGGCCGAGGACAGCAAGGACCTGGCCGAGGCGATCCTCATCGACCGGGTCGTGCCGCTGGTCGACGGCCTGGCCGACCGCCTCGACCAGGGCATCGCCGTGGCCGACATCGGCTGCGGCAGCGGGCACCACCTCAACGTGCTCGCCGCCGCCTTCCCCGCGAGCACGTTCGTGGGCTACGACTTCTCCGAGGAGGCAATCGCCGAAGCCCGGGCGACGGCCCGGGCACGCGGCGTCGACAACGTCCGGTTCGAGCTGCGCGACGTCACCGACCTGATCGGCGTCGGCCCGTTCGACCTGATCACGGCGTTCGACGCGATCCACGATCAGGCGCACCCCGCGGCCGTGCTGGCCGGCATCGCCGCGGCGCTCACACCGGACGGGGTGTTCCTGATGGTCGACGTCAAGGCGTCCAGCCACCCGCACGAGAACGTGGAGCTGCCCACCGCCCCGTTCCTCTACGCCATCTCGCTGATGCACTGCATGCCCGTGTCACTGGCGCAAGACGGGACCGGACTGGGGGCCGCCTGGGGCGAGCAGACGGCCACCCGAATGCTCCGAGAAGCCGGCTTCGGCTCCGTAGAGGTGCGCGAGGTCGAGGGCGACCTCATCAACAGCTACTACATCGCACGCCCGGACGGAGAACGGCGATGAGGACGCCGACCGTCCACGTCACCGACCACACCTCTCTGACCGCGGATCAGGTGCTGGAGGCCGCCCGGGACTTCTCCGAGCGTCGCGCCGAACTGTGGCCCGACGTCCACCTCGAACATCTCGAGGGCCACGAGATCGGTGACACGTCCGCCGAGGTGACCGAAGGCAACCCCGAGCCGTTCGGCTTCATCTGGGAGCGCCTACGCTACGACTGGTCGGAGCCCGGCCACGTCAAGGCCGTCGTGACCGACTCCAACATCTTCCACCCCGGCAGCACCTGGGAGATCCGCGCGACCCCGGACGGCGACCGCACTCGAGTTGAGGTCGTCGGCGTCCGCAACGTCAAGGGCGCCAAGGGCGCCATCATCGGGGCGATCATCCGCCTCGGGATCGGCCGCCGGGTCGTCGCCGACCACCTGCGCCACTTCCTCGCCGAGATTGAGCGGGGCAATCGGTGAGCGACACCCAGCCGCCCGCCCGCTGACC from Actinomycetota bacterium carries:
- a CDS encoding helix-turn-helix transcriptional regulator; translation: MDESAPFDLDAMVAVAHEARAAHRFGEAHDAFMRVRQHGELSTDDVLAWSDAAWWLGHADRALELAELGHQRLLEEGQPIRAAMEAMSLGFLLMLRGELSAGSGWLRRGRSLVERSSDDHAMGYVLHLDAEEALESGDLDRAVDLARRAGEAGRRGSDTALTSLALMTEGRARLRAGAVGEAMALVDEAMLPVQAGQIAPEYAGNLYCQMIEICWQLADLRRAREWTAATERWCEQFDSSVMFSGICRMHRVQLRQLAGEWDAAEAEAEVVCRELVGMNTAVVAEGHYLLGDLLRLRGAGEEAEAAYRRAHELGRDPQPGLALLRAQSEQPAVAMTSLHTALAGHQGGDYRRTPLLRAVVEVAVEAGDLQAAGEAADELAVMADRWRTDGLRAAAAHGRGAVELAAGEAAAAIAPLRDAIRWWHELDAPYDGAKARMLLAEACVVLGDQDAGRLELDAAAATLERLGAVVDLQRLAQRRPDAQPPGGLTPREAEILALVAEGITNRQVADRLVISEKTVARHLANIYLKLDVATRTAAAAWARRQGIARSA
- a CDS encoding class I SAM-dependent methyltransferase; protein product: MLGVIADASTALTLSIGHRTGLFDALQGLPPSTSEQVARAAGLHERYVREWLAAMLVGGVVEHDPAAGTWRLPDEHAVVLTRGAGSDNLAKLAQFIGLMASVEHDVVRCFHEGGGVPYSAYTEFHALMAEDSKDLAEAILIDRVVPLVDGLADRLDQGIAVADIGCGSGHHLNVLAAAFPASTFVGYDFSEEAIAEARATARARGVDNVRFELRDVTDLIGVGPFDLITAFDAIHDQAHPAAVLAGIAAALTPDGVFLMVDVKASSHPHENVELPTAPFLYAISLMHCMPVSLAQDGTGLGAAWGEQTATRMLREAGFGSVEVREVEGDLINSYYIARPDGERR